ATAAGCGGCGCCAAGATCAAAACTCATTGTTTCACTTGCCGCATAGCTCATACCCGCAGAGATTTGATGGCGGTTAGTATCAGGCATTGAAACAATCGCTTCACCAGCTTGCTGATCATATGCATAACCAGCACGCAATGTTACAGACTCAGAAACATAAGCCGTTGCACCTACCGCATAGCGCATGCTATCTGAATAATGTAAATCTTTCTGGAAACATACGCCATTCTCAAATGGGTCAAATGGTGAATTAGGATTACTCCCACAATCATTACTGGTTGCTTTTAATTCTTCTAATGAGCTCCATTGTGTCCACATAGCACTATAATGCACAGCAAAAATATCGGTCAACTTATGATAACCAGCTAATTCAGCAATAGCAGGTAAAGTTATATCTACAGTACCAGTGACTGTTTCAGGATCTGCAGGTTTAAATATTCCTGACTCTCCAGGAGAAAAAGCACCACTCCCCGAAAAGTCACCTTCAAAACCCATATCTACTGAAGAGCGATACGTTAATGCTAAACGGTTATTTTCATTAAACGTAAGTAGAGTACCCACATTCCAACCATGACCTATAGCATTACCCGCCATATCAAATTTACCAAGGCTAAAACCTCTCTTCATTTCAGCTTGACCAACTACTAGGTCATAACCAGCACCAATGCTTAATAAATCATTTACTTTATAAGCAATGTTGAAGCTGCTATCAATGGTAATGATACCTGTTGTACCACCAATATCACCATAAGCAAATTCATCACTTATTTCAGTGCCTGTACCGTAATTTGAGAACATAGCAAAACCAACGGCTACTTTATCGTTGATAGGCATAATAGCGGCAAAACTTGGCACGAATTGGTTTGGAGCGTAATCTTCTTCAGTTTTCTTTTCTGCGCCATCGGTATAATCGGTATTAACATCAGGGGCAATGAAAGCAAGTTGACTTGATACCGTTATTTCATCAAACATCATCATTGCAGCCGGGTTTTTAGTGAGTACTAAAGCAGTATCGGCGATTGCGCCTTCACCTGCGTTTGCACGGCCTAAACCTGTTGCTGAATGTTCACCAACTTGGAAACCAG
The DNA window shown above is from Moritella sp. F3 and carries:
- a CDS encoding OmpP1/FadL family transporter — encoded protein: MKRNLRVTSYLGSAIALALATTSVSALAAGFQVGEHSATGLGRANAGEGAIADTALVLTKNPAAMMMFDEITVSSQLAFIAPDVNTDYTDGAEKKTEEDYAPNQFVPSFAAIMPINDKVAVGFAMFSNYGTGTEISDEFAYGDIGGTTGIITIDSSFNIAYKVNDLLSIGAGYDLVVGQAEMKRGFSLGKFDMAGNAIGHGWNVGTLLTFNENNRLALTYRSSVDMGFEGDFSGSGAFSPGESGIFKPADPETVTGTVDITLPAIAELAGYHKLTDIFAVHYSAMWTQWSSLEELKATSNDCGSNPNSPFDPFENGVCFQKDLHYSDSMRYAVGATAYVSESVTLRAGYAYDQQAGEAIVSMPDTNRHQISAGMSYAASETMSFDLGAAYILGEEVTFEEEEGPTANLEEFTSTATAIIVSAQMNMVF